A DNA window from Dama dama isolate Ldn47 chromosome 19, ASM3311817v1, whole genome shotgun sequence contains the following coding sequences:
- the LRRC3 gene encoding leucine-rich repeat-containing protein 3: MVSMGPTGRQSPSSLPVPAGGPCLLLLFCLRLGASCPQNCQCPDHAGAVAVHCSARGLQEVPKDIPADTVLLKLDANKIARIPNGAFQHLYQLRELDLSQNAIETIGPAAFSGLAGGLRLLDLSHNRLRRIPKDALGKLSAKIRLAHNPLHCECALQEALWELKLDPDSVDEIACHTSVQEEYVGKPLIQALDSGVSFCSVHHKTTDVAMLVTMFGWFAMVITYVVYYVRQNQEDARRHLEYLKSLPSTPVSKDPTSPAP; this comes from the coding sequence ATGGTCAGCATGGGCCCAACAGGCAGACAAagcccctcctccctgccagTCCCTGCAGGAGGGCCCTGTCTGCTCCTGCTCTTCTGCCTGAGGCTGGGTGCCTCCTGCCCACAAAACTGCCAGTGCCCTGACCACGCGGGGGCGGTGGCTGTCCACTGCAGCGCGAGGGGCCTGCAGGAGGTCCCTAAGGACATCCCCGCGGACACTGTGCTCCTGAAGCTCGATGCCAACAAGATCGCCCGCATCCCCAATGGGGCCTTCCAGCACCTGTACCAGCTGAGAGAGCTGGACCTGTCGCAGAACGCCATTGAGACCATCGGCCCTGCTGCCTTCTCAGGCCTGGCCGGGGGCCTACGGCTGCTGGACCTATCTCACAACCGCCTCCGGAGGATCCCCAAGGACGCGCTGGGCAAGCTCAGTGCCAAGATCCGCCTGGCGCACAACCCGCTGCACTGCGAGTGTGCCCTGCAAGAGGCCCTGTGGGAGCTGAAGCTGGACCCCGACTCCGTGGATGAGATCGCCTGCCACACCTCGGTGCAGGAGGAGTACGTGGGCAAGCCACTGATCCAGGCCCTCGACTCTGGCGTCAGCTTCTGTAGCGTCCACCACAAGACCACCGATGTGGCCATGCTGGTCACCATGTTCGGCTGGTTCGCCATGGTGATCACCTACGTTGTGTACTACGTGCGGCAGAACCAGGAGGATGCCAGGAGGCACCTGGAGTACCTCAAGTCCCTGCCCAGCACCCCCGTGTCCAAGGACCCCACCAGCCCTGCGCCCTAG